A genomic stretch from Cetobacterium sp. NK01 includes:
- a CDS encoding sugar O-acetyltransferase, protein MTEREKMLAGLLYDCGDSELLDQWHKAKNLIRDYNQIDSNNLEEKNRILTELLGGKGKNLWITAPFFVDYGNNIYFGNNCEVNMNCTFLDDNKITIGNNALIAPNVQIYTAFHPLNANERFGEIKENGTFEFCKTQTAPVTIGDNVWVGGGAIILPGVTIGNNVVIGAGSVVTKDIPSNSVAFGNPCRIIKKLTK, encoded by the coding sequence TTGTGGAGATAGTGAGTTATTGGATCAGTGGCATAAAGCAAAAAATTTGATTAGAGATTATAATCAAATAGATTCAAATAATTTAGAGGAAAAAAATAGAATATTAACAGAGTTATTAGGAGGAAAAGGAAAAAACTTATGGATTACAGCACCTTTTTTTGTAGATTATGGAAATAATATTTACTTTGGAAATAATTGCGAAGTAAATATGAATTGTACATTTTTAGATGATAATAAGATAACTATTGGTAATAATGCATTGATTGCTCCTAATGTTCAAATATATACAGCTTTTCATCCTTTAAATGCTAATGAGCGATTTGGAGAGATAAAAGAGAATGGAACATTTGAATTTTGCAAAACACAAACAGCACCAGTAACAATAGGAGATAATGTTTGGGTAGGTGGAGGAGCAATAATTTTACCAGGAGTAACAATAGGAAATAATGTTGTTATAGGAGCCGGAAGTGTTGTAACTAAAGATATTCCTTCTAATTCTGTAGCATTTGGAAATCCTTGTAGAATCATAAAAAAATTGACTAAATGA